The following coding sequences are from one Capsicum annuum cultivar UCD-10X-F1 chromosome 3, UCD10Xv1.1, whole genome shotgun sequence window:
- the LOC124897305 gene encoding uncharacterized protein LOC124897305 → MLKQLTMNVPLVEALEQVPGFTKFMKDLLMKKRAKKPDPGAFTIPCTVGSMEFAKAICDLEASINMMPLSIYKKLGLGAPTPTNMQLVMVDRSVKRPDGILHDVLVKVFDFILPVDFVVLDCDVDFDVPIILGREFLAIIRVIVDIELNKLKFRVGEKTIKFEIHSSMVKLKEMSVFSIMDVFHEDDKRYQHGVLMKSE, encoded by the exons ATGCTAAAGCAACTGACCATGAATGTGCCATTagtggaggcacttgagcaagTGCCAGGTTTCACAAAGTTTATGAAGGATCTGCTGATGAAGAAAAGGGCA aaaaagcctgACCCAGGAGCGTTCACTATACCATGCACAGTTGGGTCTATGGAGTTCGCCAAGGCCATATGTGATCTGGAAGCAAGCATCAATATGATGCCGCTATCTATTTACAAGAAACTTGGTTTGGGCGCTCCCACACCGACCAACATGCAACTAGTGATGGTAGATAGGTCAGTCAAACGACCTGATGGTATTCTGCATGATGTACTAGTAAAGGTGTTCGACTTTATTCTTCCCGTTGATTTTGTAGTCCTTGATTGTGATGTGGACTTCGATGTGCCCATTATCTTGGGTAGGGAATTCTTagcaataataagagtaataGTTGATATAGAGCTCAATAAGCTCAAGTTCAGGGTCGGTGAAAAGACGATAAAATTtgaaatacactcatccatggtAAAACtaaaggagatgagtgtcttctcaatcATGGATGTGTTCCATGAGGATGATAAGAGGTATCAGCACGgtgtcttgatgaagtctgagtag